The following DNA comes from Candidatus Neomarinimicrobiota bacterium.
AACATGGGAATAGGTAATGAGTAGTCCAGATTTCAGATAAAGGTTGTCCGCTTAATAATAAAGCCAGGTAAGAGGAAATAAAATATACAATGTAACCAATGAATAACCCAAGAAGGTTAACCCAGATCTTTTTACCACTTAGCGCTAATCTTGGAGTTCTGAAAACATCTCTAACATCAAAGTATAACTTAATCATTTTACACCTCCATTATTCACTGTAATCCTTTCTCATAAAGTCTATCCATAGATCTTTACAACCTAAAAGATTCTGCAGTTGTTTTAGTGATTGTTTTGCTTCGCTATATGTGCTAAAAGAGCCTGTTCTGACTCTATACCATATTCCACCAAGTTCTGGAATATATGCCTTCTGAATGTAAGCATCAATACCATTTTTCTTTACTTCGTCAAGAGCCTTCTTAGCACCGTTGTATGTTTTCCATGAGGATAACTGTATTGTGTATTTTCCAGAGACAATGGGAATTCCCTTTGCAACAATTCTTTCTTTTTTTTCTGGTGCTGGCTTTTCTTCGTATATTACTTTTGCAGCTGGAGCTTCTTCAACTTCTTCCTCTACCATTGGTAATTCTTCTTCTGGTATAGCAGGTTCAGCAGTAACTGTTTCCGGTGCTTCCTCGGTTGGTGTCGCTTCAATTACCTGACAGATGAAAGTATCTTTCTTTTTTTCTTTCCCTGTTGGATCGTAAATAATATTTTCAACGACATATTCACCTGGAGCGTCAGGGACAAAGTAAATATTGAAATTTCTGCTTGTCGGTTGAAAAGATAAGACATCAAGGTTGCTATCTTCTGGCTTTGATACAAACGACCATTTAAAGGTACATCCTACTGTATCTGAAGGAGAACTAATCTTTGCAGCGAGGTGAATTGGTTCACCAACATATCCTGGTATTACCTCTTTTTTAGCACAGCTAATGATTAACAAAAAACTTACAATTAAAAAAATGATCGTCATTAAGCCAATTAATTTTTTCATATTTCCCCCTGAATATTTTTCATACCATAATTTCAATCAGGGGAAAGAAAAAAGCAATCTCTTTATTTGCATTTTCTACTGAATCTGACCCATGAGCAAAATTTTTTCTTACATCCAGACCATATTTTTTTCTTAAGGTGCCCTCTTCAGCCTCATTAGGATCAGTAGCTCCAATTATTTTTCTAAATTCTTCAACGGCATTTTCTTTTTTTAGGACCATTACGATTACAGGTCCAGAAGTCATATATCTTATCAAATCTGGGAAGAAAGATTTTCCTTTATGAACTGAATAAAAATCTTCTGCTTGCTGTTTAGTTAATTTAACCATCTTTATTGCTTTTATTTCAAATCCTTTTTTTAAGATAAAGTCAATAGCTTCACCTGTAAGTTTTCTCTCTATGCAATCAGGTTTTAAAATCGATAAAGTGTAATTCATAAAGAACTCCTTTATTTAAATATAGTATAAGCTGATTTATCTTACAAAAATCTTTTTTTACTTTTTATTTAAGAAATCTTTTATAACCGTTTTTAAATCTGGATATCCAATTTCTTGTATATCATAATATACCCTTACCATGGGTTTATTTATTTTGATAATTTTTGAGAGATCTATCGGTGTTCCGGTAATTACTAATTCCGCAGGTATCTGATTGATTGTCTTCTCTAAATCCTCGATTTGCTTCCCGCTGTAGCCCATAGCTGGGATAATATTACCAGTATTTGGATATTTTTGAAATGTCTCTTTTATTTTCCCAGATAACCATGGTCTGGGGTCAATAATCTCTTTTGCACCATATTTTTCGGCAGCTATTTTTCCAGCACCATAACTCATTTCTCCATGGGTTAGAGTTGGTCCATCTTCAACAACAATGACGTTTTTTCCTTTTATCTTCTTATATTCATTTACTATTATAGGTGAAGCAGCTTCTATAACAATCGCGTCTGGATTATATTTGCTAATATTGTCCCTCACAACTTGAATATCCATAGGATTAGCAGTATCTATTTTGTTTATGATTATGACATCAGAAGCAATAAAGTTTATTTCACCTGGAAAATATTTTACTTCATGATTTGCCCTGTGAGGATCTACGATGGTTATGTAGAGATCAGGTTTATAAAATGGGATATCATTATTTCCCCCATCCCAGAGTATAATATCTGTTTCTCTTTCAGCTTCCCTTAGGATCAGTTCATAATCTACCCCAGCATATACAGTATTGCCGTTTAAAATATGGTGTTCATACTCTTCTATTT
Coding sequences within:
- a CDS encoding SPOR domain-containing protein; this encodes MKKLIGLMTIIFLIVSFLLIISCAKKEVIPGYVGEPIHLAAKISSPSDTVGCTFKWSFVSKPEDSNLDVLSFQPTSRNFNIYFVPDAPGEYVVENIIYDPTGKEKKKDTFICQVIEATPTEEAPETVTAEPAIPEEELPMVEEEVEEAPAAKVIYEEKPAPEKKERIVAKGIPIVSGKYTIQLSSWKTYNGAKKALDEVKKNGIDAYIQKAYIPELGGIWYRVRTGSFSTYSEAKQSLKQLQNLLGCKDLWIDFMRKDYSE
- the ndk gene encoding nucleoside-diphosphate kinase — translated: MNYTLSILKPDCIERKLTGEAIDFILKKGFEIKAIKMVKLTKQQAEDFYSVHKGKSFFPDLIRYMTSGPVIVMVLKKENAVEEFRKIIGATDPNEAEEGTLRKKYGLDVRKNFAHGSDSVENANKEIAFFFPLIEIMV
- a CDS encoding GTPase translates to MRRKNILIMGAAGRDFHNFNVCFRNNPNYNVVAFTATQIPNIAGRKYPKELAGNLYQDGIPIYGEKNLEFLISKYNIDEVVFSYSDVSHEYIMHKASLVIKAGANFKLLGSNSTMLKSSKPVIAICAVRTGCGKSQTTRKVASILKEMGYKIAIIRHPMPYGDLKKQILQKFNSVEDFKKYNCTIEEIEEYEHHILNGNTVYAGVDYELILREAERETDIILWDGGNNDIPFYKPDLYITIVDPHRANHEVKYFPGEINFIASDVIIINKIDTANPMDIQVVRDNISKYNPDAIVIEAASPIIVNEYKKIKGKNVIVVEDGPTLTHGEMSYGAGKIAAEKYGAKEIIDPRPWLSGKIKETFQKYPNTGNIIPAMGYSGKQIEDLEKTINQIPAELVITGTPIDLSKIIKINKPMVRVYYDIQEIGYPDLKTVIKDFLNKK